In Palaemon carinicauda isolate YSFRI2023 chromosome 18, ASM3689809v2, whole genome shotgun sequence, a genomic segment contains:
- the LOC137657272 gene encoding uncharacterized protein has translation MRVLVLLCLMALAVASPEAEPEADPQLILPHSLNYFNPFIHSIKASDSYISSYPYGHHLAYGHRYPLAYGHGLALNHGYGAGYPLAYPYSHPYAVPVVKKAVVEE, from the exons ATGAGAGTTTTG GTCCTGTTGTGCCTGATGGCTCTGGCCGTGGCCTCCCCCGAGGCCGAACCCGAGGCGGATCCTCAACTGATTCTGCCTCATTCCCTGAATTACTTCAATCCCTTCATCCACTCCATCAAGGCGTCAGATTCCTATATCTCTTCCTACC CTTACGGCCATCATCTTGCCTATGGGCATAGATACCCCCTCGCCTATGGTCATGGACTTGCCCTCAACCACGGGTATGGAGCCGGCTATCCATTGGCCTACCCTTATTCTCACCCCTACGCTGTGCCGGTTGTAAAGAAGGCTGTTGTGGAAGAATAG